The following nucleotide sequence is from Bacteroidota bacterium.
AAGCCGTGTGCTCAGGTAATCGGGGTGAAGGTCGCAAACCACAAGCTTAGGTTGAAACTCGAAGAGACTTTTGTAACGGTTCAATGTGGTTTCGAAAAAGTCAAGTGTTTCAAGGTTTCTTAAATCGCCCAGGTGAGGGCTCATTATGGCTTCTCTTCCTTTGCCTATGCAAAAAGCACCGGATAGTTCCGCCCCGGTGGCAAGAATACCTTCTGTTTCAAACAAAAGTTTCAATGGGGTAGGCACATAGCCTCTGGCCCTGCGCAGGATTTGCGTTCTATTGCCTATTAACTGTACCACCGAATCGTCGAGACGATTTACGATAGGCCGGTTATGCGTGAGTACTGCATCTGTTTTAAGGGAAAAAGCATCCAGCGCTTCCAGATTCTCTATAATTATCGGGCAATGCGTGATATTGCCACTTGTCATAACCAGGGCTTGTGTATTAAGGTGTTGAAAAAGCTGATGATGCAGTGGCATGTATGGAAGGAAGATGCCAAGGCTTTTTAATCCGTCGGCAATGCCTGTTACTGCTTTTACATTCGACTTTAAAAGTACGATGGGTCGTTGCCAAGAAAGCAGGGCAGTTTTTTCTTCTTCTGATATTGCTGCAAAATGATTGGCAATTTCTATCGAAGAGACCATCAAAGCAAAAGGTTTACCATCGCGCACTTTTACTTTTCTTAACTTTTCGATGGCCTTGGCATTCAGGGCATCGCAGGCAAGGTGATAACCTCCCAGTCCTTTCATGGCTACAATACCGCCCTGGTCTATCAGTTTAGCAAGTTGCAGGATCAGGTTGGTAAAGTTGTGGTGTGCATTACCTGCCTCATGCAGGCAATAAGTCGGTCCACATGAATTGCATGCCACCGGCTGGGCATGAAACCGACGATTCAGCGGATTGTGATACTCTGCCTTGCAAACAGGGCACATTTCGAAGGTTTTCATGCTTGTGTTATTCCGGTCGTACGGAATTGACTCAACAATCGAAAACCTTGGGCCACAGTTGGTGCAATTTGTAAAGGGATAGTTTAAGCGGTGAGCTTGCAGTTGCATATCGGAAAGGCAATCGGCGCAAACAGCAATATCCGGACTGATTCGGGTGATAGACTTATCTACTTTTTGACTTTCTGCAATGGAAAAATTAAAATAGCTCTGACTCAGGATGGTTTCTTTTTCAACCTTTTCAATCTGAGCTGCTTGTGGAGCTTCTTTTGTAAGCCTATCTATAAACTGCAAGATTCTGGCTTTTTCGCCCTGAAGAGTTATTACAACGCCAGTATTTTGGTTATACACCAGACCATTTAGTTTTAATTCGGAAGCCAGTTTGTAAACAAATGGTCTGAAGCCAACACCCTGAATGAGTCCGTAAACCCGAAGGCGGATTGTTTCTATTTTTGGTTTTTTCAACAAGCGATACTGCTTTTAAACTACGAATATAGCCAAACCCGGATGATTGAAAAACAATGTCCGCAGACCTGTAGTGTCATGCGGACATTGTTTAAGTAGGAATCAAACAGGTTGATTTTCAAATCAGGCTCTTCAGATCGCTATATTTCATTCCAAAGGCATCTGCTACAGCATGGTAGGTGATATGGCCTTTGTAAAGGTTTACTCCTTTGGTAATGGCTTCCGATTTTTTGCAGGCTTCTTCCAGACCATGGTTGGCAATCATAAGCCCGTAAGGCAGAGTAGTACTGGTAAGTGCTTTAGTTGATGTTAAAGCCACAGCGCCTGGCATATTGGCCACTCCATAGTGCACCACATCATCGATTACATAAACCGGATTATCATGGGTGGTGGGTTTAATTGTTTCTACGCATCCACCCTGATCGACAGCTACATCCACAATTACCGAACCTTTCTTCATAAGTTTAAGGTGTTCGCGGCGCACCAAGGTGGGAGCCTTGGCTCCGGCGAGTAGAACCGCACCAATAAGTAAATCACTTTCGCGAAGCACCATTTCGATATTCGCTTCGGTGCTGTAAAGCGTTGTAATTCGCGATCCAAAAATATCATCCAGGTAGGCCAGCCTGTCGGCATTCACATCCAGAATGGTAACGTC
It contains:
- the hypF gene encoding carbamoyltransferase HypF → MKKPKIETIRLRVYGLIQGVGFRPFVYKLASELKLNGLVYNQNTGVVITLQGEKARILQFIDRLTKEAPQAAQIEKVEKETILSQSYFNFSIAESQKVDKSITRISPDIAVCADCLSDMQLQAHRLNYPFTNCTNCGPRFSIVESIPYDRNNTSMKTFEMCPVCKAEYHNPLNRRFHAQPVACNSCGPTYCLHEAGNAHHNFTNLILQLAKLIDQGGIVAMKGLGGYHLACDALNAKAIEKLRKVKVRDGKPFALMVSSIEIANHFAAISEEEKTALLSWQRPIVLLKSNVKAVTGIADGLKSLGIFLPYMPLHHQLFQHLNTQALVMTSGNITHCPIIIENLEALDAFSLKTDAVLTHNRPIVNRLDDSVVQLIGNRTQILRRARGYVPTPLKLLFETEGILATGAELSGAFCIGKGREAIMSPHLGDLRNLETLDFFETTLNRYKSLFEFQPKLVVCDLHPDYLSTRLAENTKLPVIRVQHHHAHIASAMAEFGLDEEVIGVVYDGTGYGTDNHSWGSEIMVASLSSFSRKYHFEYIPVPGGDKVAEEPWRSALAYLYAYFGESIPTTPRFIHTIGSQKINLCLQALEQKINTPLSCSAGRLFDAVSALLDVCKHATYHAEAPIMLENCTIEGITDSYPVKCEPEIVWKETFIAMLEDLNNQVPVSVISTKFHNTIIQVTFEAIKKIHQQTGITKVILSGGTFQNKYLSENLLALLHLTGYETYISAQIPVNDGGIALGQMAIAAKQLALCV